A stretch of DNA from Alicyclobacillus acidocaldarius subsp. acidocaldarius Tc-4-1:
ATGTTCATGACGGATCGAAATAAGAAGGTTCGCATCGCGATTCCCAATCCGAAGCAGCCGGTCGATCCGACCGCTGTGCAGAACGCTGCGCAGCTGATTGTGGAAAAGGGCGTCTTTGATCTGCCGCAGGGCAAAATTGTGCAGGCGCTCCCGGCGGAACAGACGCAGACGGACACCTCGAGCGTGTCGTAAAACGGCAGCCCTCCCCCGGCGGCTTCGCTGCCAGGGAGGGCCGTCTCATGGGGACGGAAGCCGTGACTGGCCGGTCCCGCCCATGGCCTCGTCGACGGCGTCGAGGAGGCGCTGCGCGAGGCACTCGGGGCTCTCGGCCTCCACCACGGCTCCGCCGACCAGGGCGAACGGTTGGCGCGCGCACAGGCCGCACTGCTCCACGCATGCGTATTTCCTCACCGTCACGCCCGGGCGCTCGGCCCGGACGCGATGGATGGCCTCTCGCACCCCCGTAGGGGCGTTTTTCACGCACCATTCCAGAACCACGCTCATCCCTATCTCTCCCGGCGCCTGGCCTTCACGTGCCTCCACGCCCAGTACAGGCCGGCAGCCATCACAAGGCTCACCGTGATCCAGCTGAGTCCTGACTGCACGTGCTTCATCACTTCGTCCATATTTTCGCCGAACCAGTAGCCAAACGCGAGCCAAGCCCCGCACCAGACCATCGAACCGACGATGGAGTAGAGTGCAAACGTCGCGTACGGCATGTCGGACAGCGCCGCGGCGTACGTGCTGAGCGAGCGGATACCAGGCAGAAAGCGGCCGGGGATGAGGACGAGCCAGGCGTAGCGATCCAGCAAACCGCCGGTATGCTGAAGGCGCGTTTCATTGAGGAGGCGCAGTCGGTAGAGCGGGTTCAACAACAGCGATTCGAAGCGGCGCGTGAGGAGAAAGACGATGGTCACGCCGGTGAAGTACCCGAGCGCGCTGAGGCTGAAGACGGCGGGCGCCCGCATGGTTCCGAGGGCAATGGCGTAACCGTAAAAGGCCAGAAACACGTCGCCTGGAAACGGGAGGCCGAGGCCCTCCATTACCATGGCGGCGTACGTGCCTGGATAGCCTAGCAAGAGGAGGCCTGCGTTCAGCGACTGCAGCATCTCCCGGATGGCGTCCACATGTCCACCCCGCTTCCGTCGTGGGCCCAAGGCCCTAATGGATGTCTATGGACAAGAAGCGCGGCTCATGATTGACGCAGACCTCGGTGGCTGTCATTGTTATGGTATTGGCAAGGGCAACGACTCGGCGCGCTGCAAGGAGGGGATGTCGGGATGGACGAGTTCGCGCTCATTCGCTCGCTTGTCGCGAAGCTGCCGCCGCCGGGCGCGGACGTGTTGGTCCCCATCGGCGACGATTGCGCGGTGGTGGAGGGCAGTGGCCGCTTGGCCATGACGACGGACGCGGTTGTCGAGGGCGTGCACTTTCGGCGCGATACGATGTCCCCGCCGCAGGTGGGCTATCGGGCCATCGCGGCCGCGGTGAGCGACATCGCGGCCATGGGCGGCCAGCCTGCCTGGATCACGGTCGCGCTCGCCGTGCCGCCCTCTTGGCCCCAGGACGACGTGGTGGCCATCTACGACGGCGTCGCGGAGGCGGCCGCAGCTTTCGGCGCGAGCGTCGTCGGCGGGGACGTCGTCTCCACCCAAGGCCCGCTCTGGATGTCCATCACGGCCTTGGGCCGCGTCGAACGGCCCGTCACGCGCGCCGGCGCCAGACCTGGGGACGTGTTGTTTGTCACCGGCAATCTCGGCGGGAGCGCCGCAGGGCTCGACATCCTGCTCGGCCGGCGGGCCGGATCGGCCATCGCGCAGGCGGTTCTCGTCGAGCGGCACCGGCGCCCCACGCCGCGCATTGCCTTCGGCCGGGAGGCGGCGCGCCTGGGCGCCACGGCGCTCGACGACATCAGCGACGGTTTGGCGAGCGAGCTGAACGAAATCGCCGAGGCGAGCGGCGTGCGGCTTTTGTTCGAGGGCGATCGCGTCCCGATTCAGCCGGAGGTCACGGAGTACGCGCGCGCGGTAGGCAAGGATCCTCTGGAGTACGCGCTCTTCGGCGGGGAGGACTACGAGCTCGTGGGCACGGCGCCGCGAGACGTGTTCGCGCGGTTGCTCGCCGTCGCTCCTGTCGTGGGCACCCCCCTGACGGCCATTGGGCGGGTCGAGGAGGGCGACGGCGTGGTGATGCGCCGAGACGGAAAGCTCTCCGTGATTGCGCGCAGAGGATACAATCATTTTGAGAGGTAACGGACGCATGGAAGCACGCGAATGGCGCGTCGATGACGAGTTGGCGATGAAGCGCCTGGGCGAGCGCCTCGGCGCGCTTCTCGCGCCGGGCGACGCCGTGCTGCTCGAGGGGCCGATGGGCGCGGGCAAGACCACCTTCGCGGCGGGCGTCGGCGCGGGCGCCGGTGTGGCGCAGCCGATGACGAGCCCCACTTACGTCCTGCGGCAGGAGCATCGCGGCCGCTTCCGCGTGGCGCACTACGATTTGTACCGGCTGTACGCCGACCCGGAACGCCCGGAGACGCTTGACCTTGAGAGTGTCTGGGCCCTGGGGCTGGACGACGATCTCGCGGGCGGAGCCATTCTCCTCATCGAGTGGCCTGGGCCGCTCGCCGAGGAGATGGAGGCGTATCTCCGGATCATCCTCCGTCCCGAGGGCAGGGCGCGCACCGTGCGCGCGGAGGCTTTTGGAATGCGCCCGGAATCGATACTGAAGGAGTGGACGGCTTCATGAGCGTGATCGCCATGGATACTGCGACCGACGTGTTGGCGCTTGCAGTCGCGGACGAGGACGGGAGGCTGATGTCTTCCCTGGTGGAGTTTCTGCCGCGGGCCCACTCGCGCCTGTTGCAGCCGTCGCTCGGCCACCT
This window harbors:
- a CDS encoding DUF2922 domain-containing protein yields the protein MAAKVSLHLMFMTDRNKKVRIAIPNPKQPVDPTAVQNAAQLIVEKGVFDLPQGKIVQALPAEQTQTDTSSVS
- a CDS encoding YuzB family protein codes for the protein MSVVLEWCVKNAPTGVREAIHRVRAERPGVTVRKYACVEQCGLCARQPFALVGGAVVEAESPECLAQRLLDAVDEAMGGTGQSRLPSP
- a CDS encoding DedA family protein; the protein is MDAIREMLQSLNAGLLLLGYPGTYAAMVMEGLGLPFPGDVFLAFYGYAIALGTMRAPAVFSLSALGYFTGVTIVFLLTRRFESLLLNPLYRLRLLNETRLQHTGGLLDRYAWLVLIPGRFLPGIRSLSTYAAALSDMPYATFALYSIVGSMVWCGAWLAFGYWFGENMDEVMKHVQSGLSWITVSLVMAAGLYWAWRHVKARRRER
- the thiL gene encoding thiamine-phosphate kinase; amino-acid sequence: MDEFALIRSLVAKLPPPGADVLVPIGDDCAVVEGSGRLAMTTDAVVEGVHFRRDTMSPPQVGYRAIAAAVSDIAAMGGQPAWITVALAVPPSWPQDDVVAIYDGVAEAAAAFGASVVGGDVVSTQGPLWMSITALGRVERPVTRAGARPGDVLFVTGNLGGSAAGLDILLGRRAGSAIAQAVLVERHRRPTPRIAFGREAARLGATALDDISDGLASELNEIAEASGVRLLFEGDRVPIQPEVTEYARAVGKDPLEYALFGGEDYELVGTAPRDVFARLLAVAPVVGTPLTAIGRVEEGDGVVMRRDGKLSVIARRGYNHFER
- the tsaE gene encoding tRNA (adenosine(37)-N6)-threonylcarbamoyltransferase complex ATPase subunit type 1 TsaE, giving the protein MEAREWRVDDELAMKRLGERLGALLAPGDAVLLEGPMGAGKTTFAAGVGAGAGVAQPMTSPTYVLRQEHRGRFRVAHYDLYRLYADPERPETLDLESVWALGLDDDLAGGAILLIEWPGPLAEEMEAYLRIILRPEGRARTVRAEAFGMRPESILKEWTAS